In one window of Ruminococcus albus AD2013 DNA:
- a CDS encoding substrate-binding and GGDEF domain-containing protein → MKKRKTICLITGMPERLHVRRVAKGVFGQCDKYGYNVAVFASMSHFQFFIEEHTRGENNIYSLPNFMLFDGVIIDTVTLSEDNKGKVMKTVSRKIKECGDIPVVCLGMAYEDHHTISGYNDDILREMCRHVVNVHGKRDICVLTGPKGHSEAEERLAVMVDELEKLGITLDEDHKIYGDFWYTSGIAVAKEIIDGKRPMYEAVITAGDYMGLGLIEELTKHGIKVPEDIIILGFDATDEGMLSEITLTSYETNYTKVAADAVDYLRKFIDPDGSIEPYTPDIQNLCHKGMSCGCQPDITKSARTFRDSLYYIYHNFTAEDLFDNIDIGMLMESYASETLTASDTPEECLENIFGKVYLLLPFVNFRLCLREDWLSYDTYLKEGYPEKMLVVVADSTVGGLKFGNAEEAFTIDTKDMIPELNEYTEEPCVFYFAAVHFSDNTLGYAVLQRKLSDRHLLNLVFRNWLRLVNNSLEMARAKNRYVQLSTRDNMTGLYNRRGMYEKYSEMVKRAGSGDRLMICAIDMDGLKYINDTFGHSEGDDAIIKISSCIKKLCGDKEICIRSGGDEFIIIGIGKYNDDEPQKRIKGLADILEKINAEQDKPYRLDASIGCELGEENSFELEKLLTKADEKMYSCKSERKKSRTVFRPNRT, encoded by the coding sequence ATGAAAAAAAGAAAAACTATCTGCCTTATAACTGGTATGCCTGAAAGACTGCACGTAAGGCGTGTGGCTAAGGGCGTTTTTGGGCAGTGCGATAAGTACGGCTACAACGTGGCTGTGTTTGCTTCAATGTCTCACTTTCAGTTTTTTATCGAAGAGCACACGCGTGGCGAGAACAATATCTACTCTCTGCCGAATTTCATGCTTTTTGACGGCGTCATCATTGATACTGTGACCCTTTCGGAAGACAACAAGGGCAAGGTCATGAAAACTGTCAGCCGCAAGATAAAGGAATGCGGTGATATACCTGTGGTATGCCTTGGCATGGCTTATGAAGATCACCATACGATCAGCGGATACAATGATGATATCCTCCGCGAGATGTGCCGCCATGTTGTGAATGTTCACGGTAAGCGCGATATATGCGTTTTGACGGGTCCGAAAGGTCATTCAGAAGCAGAAGAACGTCTGGCGGTAATGGTGGATGAACTGGAAAAGCTTGGTATCACACTTGATGAAGATCACAAGATATACGGAGATTTCTGGTATACCAGCGGCATAGCCGTTGCTAAGGAGATAATCGATGGCAAACGCCCAATGTACGAAGCAGTGATAACGGCGGGCGACTACATGGGGCTTGGTCTTATTGAAGAACTTACAAAGCATGGTATAAAGGTGCCTGAGGATATCATAATTCTGGGATTTGACGCCACTGATGAAGGTATGCTTTCGGAGATAACACTGACTTCATATGAAACCAATTATACCAAAGTGGCGGCAGACGCCGTTGACTATCTGCGGAAATTTATCGACCCCGACGGCAGTATCGAACCTTATACGCCAGATATTCAGAATCTCTGCCACAAAGGTATGAGCTGCGGCTGTCAGCCCGATATCACAAAGTCTGCCCGAACTTTCAGAGATTCGCTATACTACATTTACCATAATTTTACTGCTGAAGACCTCTTCGATAATATCGATATAGGTATGCTGATGGAAAGCTATGCCTCCGAGACACTGACGGCTTCTGATACACCCGAGGAGTGTCTGGAAAACATATTCGGCAAGGTATACCTGCTGCTTCCCTTTGTGAATTTCAGGCTTTGTCTGCGTGAGGACTGGCTGAGCTACGACACTTATCTCAAAGAGGGCTATCCCGAAAAAATGCTGGTCGTGGTGGCGGATTCAACAGTTGGCGGATTAAAGTTCGGTAACGCGGAGGAAGCTTTCACCATCGATACCAAAGATATGATACCAGAGCTGAATGAATACACCGAAGAACCATGTGTGTTCTATTTTGCGGCAGTGCATTTCAGCGACAATACTCTGGGATATGCTGTGCTGCAAAGGAAACTTTCCGACAGGCATCTGCTGAATCTTGTGTTCAGAAACTGGCTGAGACTTGTGAACAATTCTCTTGAAATGGCAAGGGCGAAGAACAGATATGTTCAGCTTTCAACAAGGGATAATATGACGGGCTTATACAACCGCCGCGGAATGTACGAAAAATACAGCGAGATGGTGAAACGCGCCGGCAGCGGCGACAGGCTGATGATATGCGCCATAGATATGGACGGTCTGAAATACATAAACGACACCTTCGGACACAGCGAGGGCGATGACGCGATTATCAAGATAAGCAGCTGCATAAAGAAACTCTGCGGCGACAAGGAGATATGCATCAGGTCAGGCGGCGATGAGTTCATCATTATCGGCATTGGAAAATATAATGACGATGAACCGCAAAAGCGCATCAAAGGTCTGGCGGATATACTTGAAAAAATCAACGCGGAACAAGACAAGCCCTACCGACTTGATGCCAGCATCGGCTGTGAGTTGGGTGAAGAAAACAGCTTTGAGCTTGAAAAACTTCTGACCAAAGCTGATGAAAAGATGTACAGCTGCAAATCGGAGCGCAAGAAAAGCCGTACGGTCTTCCGACCAAACAGAACATAA